A single Leptolyngbya sp. FACHB-261 DNA region contains:
- a CDS encoding lysozyme inhibitor LprI family protein, with protein sequence MRWNWGKAGVLTLLSVGSLALLMPNALGQRATPPAIPPATPAVPRLSVGCASPQTIADVRRCAVRDYEASNRRLDQLYRELQRTLPAARRQKLVNSHQAWLRFRNVACDFSSTRFSERAMASARRTGCLVRLNQQRLADLEEELIVPGRSPSPARVLPPSRSPFPARVLPPTRSPSPTRSPSPARLPSSTRSPSPTRSPSPLETPSPSRSPSPSRLLPPTRSPSPSRSPSPLEIPSPSRSPSPTRSPSS encoded by the coding sequence ATGCGCTGGAACTGGGGAAAAGCGGGGGTTTTGACATTACTGAGCGTCGGCTCACTCGCCCTGTTGATGCCAAATGCGTTGGGACAGAGAGCTACACCACCAGCTATCCCACCAGCTACTCCAGCTGTGCCCAGATTATCCGTGGGCTGTGCTAGCCCGCAAACGATTGCAGATGTGCGCCGCTGCGCAGTACGGGACTACGAAGCAAGCAATCGCAGGCTGGACCAGCTTTACCGAGAGTTGCAACGAACCCTGCCCGCCGCTCGCCGTCAAAAACTAGTCAACTCCCATCAGGCTTGGTTACGCTTTCGCAATGTCGCCTGCGACTTCAGCAGCACCAGATTCTCTGAACGGGCCATGGCCTCAGCCAGACGCACAGGTTGTCTGGTGCGCTTGAATCAACAGCGCCTTGCAGATTTAGAAGAGGAATTGATTGTTCCGGGTCGCAGCCCGTCTCCGGCTAGGGTCCTGCCTCCCAGCAGAAGCCCATTTCCGGCTAGAGTCCTGCCTCCCACGAGAAGTCCATCTCCCACCAGAAGCCCATCTCCGGCTAGGCTCCCATCCTCCACGAGAAGTCCATCTCCCACCAGAAGCCCATCTCCGCTTGAGACCCCATCTCCTAGCAGAAGCCCATCTCCATCTAGGCTCCTGCCTCCCACGAGAAGTCCATCTCCTAGCAGAAGCCCGTCTCCACTTGAAATCCCATCTCCTAGCAGAAGCCCATCTCCAACTAGAAGCCCATCTAGCTAA
- a CDS encoding ATP-binding protein, which produces MLNQDSATRLPRSLTALETWGFSLTNLVAWIALAPIMQAALGSQALWVWLFGAISGVLYNLQVQHLGSQWPELVGGNPAYVARLLKPYPWLRRYVAIGYFLTWAATPAVSAIVFAALLKENLEPLGLPCPELPLKIGFTAIAFVVALSGTKALSVLHLCLVLPAIASLLLFCVQGVGWLALSPDSPGLLPSHWPSFSFNSWANWVFLALPTYYCSDTSAVFVGESRKPTAALRFLLLTACLIPVVFLGGSWVLMQLATRPELGNNPFLILVAVAQPFWGQSASAFVTLLVTAGLLLACATAVAVCPRFLYQFALDGELAPVFAVVSRTGVLEPALAFTFLISFLCLAWGDVPSLLVATGTSYFVTIMIVQLALWLSRQQPEVRWPHWSLGCLLLEAVVLVVAGATWRWTLLVGLLWPLAILAIDWAIQRLKFAPFQSNWWVQRYQKQRFGKANDSIAVQIIILLGLVCSALTLGWVMRAWLVPISAQPSANLLIVLLLLTAFLAVAIACWTSLPQVLAMLTARKQAEHLFEIALDAILVLDGDGVIRQLNPSTESLLGLSRAHLLGERLNELLTSLQDRPEHWPRRSEQFLTQDSQLRIFEVAVSNRFNSDFQEYVVILRDITEQKHSEAELQQLYRQVQELNAGLEHQVQERTAQLQQSLDFEALLKRITDKVRDSLDERQILQTVVQELALLLSVCYCDAALYSADYGTSTVHYESVQIQLPQGQKRVIAMTDFPEIYHQLLQGQCFQFCGSIPELHQVHEALLACPIVDDKGVLGDLWLHKQSEETFNDLEMRLVRQVANQCAIALRQANLYQSSQAQVKELEKLHQLKDDFLSTVSHELRSPLSNMKMAIHMLKTSKVEEKRERYLQILKNECARETDLINDLLDLQRLEAGVASPDWSLLNLTDWLPSLLEPFQSRIHQRQQSLHLDLVSDLPPLMTDQRGLERILTELLNNACKYTSPSGQITFTVRVASAPIPTAIFQICNEAEIPASELPHIFEKFYRVSSNDRWQQGGTGLGLALVQKLTTHLGGCIQVESALGQTCFTVVLPLGRAHASLDED; this is translated from the coding sequence ATGCTCAATCAGGACTCCGCAACGCGCCTCCCCCGTAGCCTCACTGCTCTTGAAACCTGGGGTTTTAGTCTGACCAATCTGGTTGCTTGGATTGCCCTTGCGCCCATCATGCAGGCTGCGCTGGGATCTCAAGCACTTTGGGTTTGGCTGTTCGGAGCCATCTCAGGCGTCCTCTACAACTTGCAGGTGCAACACCTGGGTTCGCAGTGGCCGGAGCTAGTCGGAGGTAATCCTGCTTATGTAGCCCGTCTGCTGAAACCCTACCCGTGGCTAAGACGCTACGTTGCGATTGGCTACTTCTTAACCTGGGCCGCAACGCCAGCAGTGAGTGCCATCGTCTTTGCGGCCCTTCTCAAGGAGAACCTTGAGCCGCTAGGGCTCCCCTGTCCCGAGTTGCCCTTGAAAATTGGCTTCACAGCCATTGCCTTTGTAGTGGCTCTAAGTGGCACCAAAGCTCTGTCGGTCTTGCATTTATGTTTGGTGCTCCCGGCGATTGCCTCGCTGCTGCTCTTCTGTGTTCAAGGGGTTGGCTGGTTAGCGCTCTCACCTGATAGTCCGGGTTTGCTGCCAAGCCATTGGCCTAGCTTCAGCTTCAACTCCTGGGCTAACTGGGTTTTCCTGGCGCTCCCCACCTACTATTGCAGCGACACCTCTGCTGTCTTTGTTGGAGAAAGCCGGAAGCCCACTGCCGCCTTAAGGTTTCTCTTGCTCACTGCCTGCCTAATCCCAGTTGTTTTTCTGGGAGGCTCTTGGGTGTTGATGCAATTAGCAACAAGGCCAGAACTAGGCAACAATCCATTCTTGATCTTGGTTGCAGTAGCCCAGCCATTCTGGGGTCAATCTGCCTCAGCCTTCGTGACGCTCTTAGTGACTGCTGGTCTCCTGCTAGCCTGTGCCACTGCAGTTGCAGTCTGCCCTCGCTTTTTGTACCAGTTTGCTCTGGATGGTGAGCTTGCGCCCGTCTTCGCAGTCGTCTCACGGACGGGGGTTCTAGAACCTGCCCTGGCTTTTACCTTTTTGATCAGTTTCCTGTGTCTGGCTTGGGGAGACGTACCTAGCTTGTTGGTGGCAACTGGCACCAGCTACTTTGTGACAATCATGATCGTCCAGTTGGCCCTATGGCTCTCGCGCCAGCAGCCAGAAGTACGCTGGCCCCATTGGTCTTTGGGGTGTCTCCTGTTAGAGGCTGTGGTCCTGGTGGTAGCAGGAGCGACCTGGCGCTGGACCTTGCTGGTTGGATTGCTATGGCCCCTGGCGATTTTAGCGATAGATTGGGCTATTCAACGCCTGAAATTTGCGCCCTTTCAATCTAACTGGTGGGTCCAGCGTTATCAGAAGCAGCGATTTGGCAAGGCCAACGATTCTATTGCCGTTCAAATCATCATCTTGCTGGGATTGGTTTGCAGCGCTCTTACTTTGGGCTGGGTAATGCGAGCCTGGTTAGTGCCGATCTCTGCTCAACCTTCTGCAAATCTGCTGATTGTGCTGCTTTTGCTCACAGCCTTTTTAGCGGTTGCTATTGCTTGCTGGACCAGCTTGCCACAGGTGCTTGCAATGCTTACCGCACGCAAACAGGCTGAGCACCTCTTTGAGATTGCCCTTGACGCCATTCTTGTCTTGGACGGTGATGGTGTGATTCGTCAGCTGAACCCATCAACTGAGTCTCTACTCGGCTTGAGTCGCGCTCACCTGTTGGGAGAGCGTTTGAATGAACTGCTAACCAGTTTGCAGGATAGGCCAGAGCACTGGCCAAGGCGGAGTGAACAGTTTCTTACCCAAGACTCACAGCTCCGTATCTTCGAAGTTGCGGTCTCCAACCGCTTCAATTCAGACTTCCAGGAGTATGTCGTGATTCTGCGCGATATCACCGAACAGAAGCACTCAGAAGCAGAACTACAGCAACTCTACCGGCAGGTGCAAGAACTCAATGCAGGACTTGAACACCAGGTGCAAGAGCGAACTGCTCAATTGCAGCAGTCCCTCGATTTCGAAGCACTACTCAAACGGATTACAGACAAGGTGCGAGACAGCCTTGATGAGCGCCAAATTTTGCAAACAGTTGTGCAGGAATTAGCCCTTTTGCTATCTGTTTGCTACTGTGATGCTGCGCTCTACAGCGCTGATTACGGGACTTCAACGGTCCACTATGAGTCTGTGCAAATTCAATTACCTCAGGGTCAAAAGCGGGTAATTGCTATGACGGACTTTCCTGAGATCTATCATCAGCTTTTGCAAGGGCAGTGTTTTCAATTCTGTGGGTCTATTCCAGAACTGCATCAAGTTCATGAAGCTCTGCTTGCTTGTCCAATTGTTGATGACAAGGGCGTGCTAGGTGACTTGTGGTTGCATAAGCAGTCAGAGGAAACCTTTAACGATTTGGAGATGCGCTTGGTCCGGCAGGTTGCGAATCAGTGCGCAATTGCTCTTCGTCAAGCAAATCTTTATCAATCCTCCCAAGCTCAAGTCAAAGAACTTGAAAAATTGCACCAGCTCAAGGATGACTTTCTGAGCACTGTTTCTCACGAATTGCGTTCTCCTCTATCCAATATGAAGATGGCTATTCACATGCTGAAAACCTCCAAAGTTGAGGAAAAGCGTGAGCGCTATCTGCAAATTCTGAAGAATGAGTGTGCTCGGGAAACTGATCTGATCAACGACCTGCTAGATTTGCAGCGCCTAGAAGCTGGCGTTGCTTCGCCTGATTGGTCTCTTCTAAACCTAACCGATTGGTTGCCTAGCCTCCTAGAGCCCTTCCAGTCTCGGATTCACCAGCGTCAACAAAGTCTGCATCTTGACCTTGTTTCTGACCTGCCACCTTTAATGACAGACCAGCGTGGATTAGAGCGTATTTTGACAGAACTCTTGAACAACGCTTGCAAATACACATCCCCGAGTGGTCAAATAACCTTCACCGTTCGAGTCGCATCAGCTCCAATTCCTACCGCTATTTTCCAGATTTGTAATGAAGCAGAGATCCCAGCGTCAGAGCTGCCGCACATTTTTGAAAAGTTCTATCGAGTTTCCAGTAATGACCGATGGCAGCAGGGAGGAACTGGGTTGGGTCTAGCATTAGTGCAGAAATTAACGACCCATTTGGGAGGCTGTATTCAGGTTGAAAGTGCGTTGGGGCAGACCTGTTTCACAGTTGTTCTACCCTTAGGTCGAGCGCACGCCAGTTTAGATGAAGATTGA
- a CDS encoding lysozyme inhibitor LprI family protein, with amino-acid sequence MRLGAALLLGTISTLTLASGAMGQQTGQQMGQQSAQPNCAAPQSTLEMRTCTSQEYQAADRNLNQVYQRLMASLPASRRQKLTVAQRAWVQYRDATCAFSSSEFEGGTFEPVALTSCFTQVTQQRTRELQQGLNNPR; translated from the coding sequence ATGAGACTTGGGGCTGCGCTTTTACTGGGTACAATTTCAACTCTAACGCTGGCATCCGGCGCAATGGGACAACAAACGGGACAACAAATGGGACAACAGTCGGCGCAGCCGAACTGTGCTGCTCCTCAAAGCACTCTGGAGATGCGAACGTGCACGAGCCAGGAGTACCAGGCAGCAGATCGCAACCTGAATCAGGTTTATCAGCGCTTGATGGCTAGCCTTCCAGCTTCCCGGCGTCAGAAATTGACGGTTGCACAGCGAGCTTGGGTTCAATATCGAGATGCAACCTGTGCCTTCAGCAGCAGTGAATTCGAAGGCGGCACATTTGAACCTGTTGCTCTAACCAGTTGCTTCACCCAAGTAACCCAGCAACGCACTCGAGAGCTACAGCAAGGGCTCAACAATCCCAGATGA
- the glgB gene encoding 1,4-alpha-glucan branching protein GlgB has translation MPSLSILEVTAPQTISPEQIDRIVWNQHHDPFEVLGPHAIEQNGSRRWVIRAYLPGAQAAAVVDPGQRKDYPMHPVHNPHFFECVLDTEELLNYQLRVFEGGHERVIYDPYAFRSPLLTDLDLHLFGEGNHHRIYEKLGAHLTLLNGVPGVYFAVWAPNARNVSILGNFNHWDGRKHQMRKGPTGIWDLFVPEIGVGEPYKYEIKNQAGHIYEKSDPYGFQQEIRPKTASIVTDLSTYQWSDSDWMEQRRHTDPLTQPISVYEVHIGSWMHGDANLPPLDERGEKAPVVYAADLKPGARFLSYRELAHRLIPYVKGLGFTHIELLPVAEHPFDGSWGYQVIGHYASTSRYGTPQDFMYFVDQCHQNGIGVLVDWVPGHFPKDGHGLALFDGTHLYEHADSRKGEHKEWGTLVFNYGRHEVRNYLAANALFWFDKYHIDGIRVDAVASMLYLDYQRKPGEWLPNQYGGRENLEAADFLRQTNSIIFGYFPGTLSIAEESTSWPMVTWPTYVGGLGFNLKWNMGWMHDMLDYFSMDPWFRQFGHTHVTFSIMYAMSENFMLALSHDEVVHGKSNMPGKMPGDEWQKFANMRCLYGYMFTHPGKKTLFMGMEFGQWREWNVWGDLEWWLLQYPAHKGLQKFLRDVNHMYKAQPALYTDDFSYDGFQWIECNDNRNSIISFIRRAKGSDEFVVVVCNFTPVLHDHYRVGVPEPGFYQELLNSDAADYGGSNVGNYGGKHSESIAYHGHYHSLDVCLPPLGVVIFKLSEQDALKARQLWEQQSASAIQASEQSGH, from the coding sequence ATGCCTTCGCTCTCCATTCTTGAGGTCACAGCGCCTCAAACTATCTCTCCAGAGCAGATTGACCGGATTGTCTGGAACCAGCACCATGATCCCTTTGAGGTGCTTGGTCCTCACGCCATTGAGCAAAATGGCTCTCGACGGTGGGTCATTCGGGCCTACTTGCCAGGAGCTCAGGCGGCGGCAGTGGTCGATCCCGGGCAGCGCAAAGATTATCCGATGCATCCGGTGCATAACCCACACTTTTTTGAGTGCGTTCTGGACACCGAGGAACTGCTCAACTATCAGTTGCGCGTCTTTGAAGGCGGACACGAACGGGTAATTTATGATCCCTATGCCTTCCGTTCGCCCTTGCTGACCGACCTGGACCTGCATCTGTTCGGCGAAGGCAATCATCACCGTATTTATGAGAAGTTAGGGGCCCATCTCACCCTGCTGAACGGCGTGCCGGGGGTTTACTTTGCCGTATGGGCCCCCAATGCTCGTAACGTCAGCATTCTAGGTAACTTTAACCATTGGGATGGGCGCAAGCACCAGATGCGAAAAGGACCAACCGGCATCTGGGATTTGTTCGTGCCTGAGATTGGCGTGGGCGAGCCCTACAAGTACGAGATCAAAAACCAGGCGGGTCACATTTACGAGAAATCTGACCCCTATGGCTTCCAGCAGGAAATCCGGCCCAAAACGGCTTCTATCGTCACTGACCTGAGCACTTATCAATGGTCGGATAGCGACTGGATGGAGCAACGGCGGCATACCGATCCGCTCACGCAACCGATCTCTGTGTATGAGGTACACATCGGTTCCTGGATGCACGGTGATGCCAACCTGCCGCCTCTAGACGAACGGGGCGAGAAAGCGCCAGTTGTCTATGCTGCCGATCTCAAACCCGGAGCGCGCTTCCTGAGCTATCGGGAACTAGCCCACCGTTTGATCCCCTACGTCAAGGGTCTGGGCTTTACCCACATCGAATTGCTGCCGGTCGCTGAGCATCCCTTCGATGGCTCCTGGGGTTATCAGGTGATTGGGCACTATGCCAGCACCTCGCGTTACGGCACCCCCCAAGACTTCATGTACTTTGTGGACCAGTGTCACCAAAACGGCATTGGGGTTCTAGTGGACTGGGTGCCGGGGCATTTTCCCAAAGATGGTCATGGTCTGGCGCTGTTTGATGGGACTCACCTCTACGAGCACGCCGACTCCCGTAAGGGCGAACACAAAGAGTGGGGCACCCTGGTGTTCAACTACGGTCGCCATGAGGTGCGCAACTACTTAGCGGCCAATGCCCTGTTCTGGTTTGACAAGTACCACATCGACGGCATTCGGGTCGATGCTGTCGCCTCCATGCTCTACCTGGACTACCAGCGCAAACCTGGCGAATGGTTGCCCAACCAATACGGCGGGCGCGAGAACTTAGAAGCAGCTGATTTCCTGCGCCAAACTAACTCAATAATTTTCGGCTACTTCCCTGGCACGCTCTCGATTGCTGAAGAATCAACGTCCTGGCCGATGGTTACCTGGCCCACCTATGTAGGCGGCTTGGGGTTCAACCTCAAGTGGAACATGGGCTGGATGCATGACATGCTGGACTACTTCAGCATGGATCCCTGGTTCCGCCAGTTTGGTCATACCCATGTGACCTTCAGCATCATGTATGCCATGAGCGAGAACTTTATGTTGGCGCTCTCCCACGATGAAGTGGTGCATGGTAAGAGCAACATGCCTGGCAAAATGCCTGGCGATGAGTGGCAAAAGTTTGCCAATATGCGCTGCCTGTATGGCTACATGTTCACCCACCCCGGCAAGAAGACCCTGTTCATGGGTATGGAATTCGGCCAGTGGCGTGAGTGGAATGTCTGGGGCGATCTGGAATGGTGGTTGCTGCAATACCCAGCCCACAAGGGCTTGCAGAAGTTCCTTCGAGATGTCAACCACATGTACAAAGCGCAGCCAGCGCTGTACACAGATGACTTCTCCTACGATGGCTTCCAGTGGATTGAGTGCAACGACAATCGCAACAGCATAATCTCCTTTATCCGTCGGGCTAAAGGCTCGGATGAGTTTGTGGTAGTCGTGTGCAATTTCACACCAGTCCTCCATGACCACTATCGAGTCGGCGTGCCAGAGCCCGGTTTTTATCAAGAGTTGCTCAATAGTGATGCGGCTGATTACGGAGGCAGCAACGTTGGTAACTATGGTGGCAAACACAGTGAAAGCATTGCTTATCACGGCCACTATCACTCACTAGATGTTTGTCTGCCGCCACTAGGGGTCGTCATCTTCAAACTGAGTGAGCAAGATGCTTTAAAAGCTCGTCAGCTGTGGGAGCAGCAAAGCGCTTCAGCCATTCAGGCAAGCGAGCAATCAGGGCACTAG
- a CDS encoding glycoside hydrolase family 19 protein, with protein MATTTQISASQIKSWRQQGAQRVDDLMLPLKPKEFTSIDVVLDGLIRSLKKLPPKPANRNPYEGILPPDNLRNWRRKASDMLDDLLLTLPPAYQVVDGTVDDLIRKLSSLPARPQGRPPYAGLFPAGGIVVPAPAAKVQFITAAQLKAIVPTARLSRVNLLTPAINQTMKEFGITTKLRQAHFIAQIAHESGSFNYMEEIASGRAYEGRRDLGNTKRGDGVRFKGRGLIQMTGRANYVKAGSFFKVDFTQYPTLMAAPEFAVRSAGWYWDVICAKERGGSLNIWADRDDILTITKKINGGRNGLPDRKHHLARAKKVLGI; from the coding sequence ATGGCAACCACAACACAGATCAGTGCATCACAAATTAAAAGCTGGAGACAGCAGGGGGCTCAACGCGTTGATGACCTGATGTTGCCTCTGAAGCCTAAGGAATTTACTTCGATTGATGTGGTTCTCGATGGGCTCATTAGAAGCTTGAAGAAGCTGCCTCCCAAGCCTGCGAATCGCAACCCTTACGAGGGGATCCTGCCTCCCGACAATCTCCGCAACTGGCGGCGTAAAGCCAGTGACATGCTTGATGACTTGCTCCTGACCTTGCCGCCTGCCTATCAGGTCGTAGATGGCACTGTGGATGATCTAATTCGGAAACTCTCCTCACTGCCTGCCCGTCCCCAAGGGAGACCGCCCTATGCTGGTCTGTTCCCGGCAGGGGGCATTGTAGTTCCGGCTCCGGCTGCCAAGGTTCAATTCATCACCGCAGCCCAGTTGAAGGCAATTGTACCGACCGCTCGCTTGTCCAGAGTTAACCTACTCACGCCTGCAATTAACCAAACGATGAAAGAGTTTGGCATCACGACCAAACTGCGGCAGGCTCACTTTATTGCTCAGATTGCTCATGAATCTGGCTCCTTCAACTACATGGAAGAAATTGCCAGTGGTCGAGCTTATGAAGGCAGAAGAGACCTGGGCAATACTAAGCGTGGCGATGGTGTTCGGTTCAAGGGTCGTGGTCTGATCCAGATGACTGGACGCGCCAACTACGTGAAGGCTGGCAGCTTCTTTAAGGTCGATTTCACTCAGTATCCAACGCTGATGGCGGCTCCCGAATTCGCGGTACGCTCCGCTGGTTGGTATTGGGATGTGATTTGTGCCAAGGAACGTGGCGGTAGCCTTAATATCTGGGCCGACAGGGATGACATTCTCACTATTACCAAGAAGATCAATGGTGGTAGAAACGGTCTGCCCGATCGCAAACATCATCTAGCCCGTGCCAAGAAAGTGTTGGGGATCTAA
- a CDS encoding Uma2 family endonuclease: MSITLSGHTIAWEKLPDDFRLDDEPVDNLDQPVLASALTESLELAGLLRETTLVATNFGLCATVDGKLIIKAPDWVYVPSVLLTSSSSPRRSYTPNLEGDKPAVVMEFLSETEGGEYSSKPTYPPGKWFFYEQILQVPNYVIFEPRTGQLEVYQLGLGRYQLQIPDTQGRYWLEGIDLFLGLREGTKAERTGYWLRWWNAPGELLLWGTELVEQERQLREQERQRQDRMAAKLRELGLNPEEL; this comes from the coding sequence ATGTCCATCACTCTGAGCGGTCATACGATTGCCTGGGAAAAACTGCCGGATGATTTTCGTTTAGATGACGAGCCCGTGGACAATCTCGATCAACCCGTTCTAGCCTCAGCTTTGACTGAAAGTTTAGAACTGGCTGGTTTGCTGCGCGAGACGACGCTAGTTGCTACCAACTTTGGCTTATGCGCCACAGTAGACGGCAAGTTGATTATCAAAGCGCCAGATTGGGTTTACGTGCCTTCGGTACTGCTCACAAGTTCATCCTCTCCCCGTCGTAGCTACACGCCCAATCTAGAAGGGGATAAGCCTGCCGTTGTGATGGAGTTTCTGTCAGAAACTGAGGGCGGCGAATATTCCAGCAAGCCCACCTACCCACCTGGCAAGTGGTTCTTCTACGAGCAGATTTTGCAGGTGCCCAACTACGTGATCTTCGAGCCGAGAACCGGGCAGTTAGAGGTCTATCAGCTTGGGTTAGGCCGGTATCAACTGCAAATACCGGATACCCAGGGCCGCTATTGGCTAGAAGGGATTGACCTGTTCTTAGGACTTCGGGAGGGCACTAAGGCCGAGCGAACTGGCTATTGGTTGCGCTGGTGGAATGCGCCAGGTGAGCTGCTCCTGTGGGGAACAGAGCTGGTGGAGCAAGAGCGGCAACTGCGAGAGCAAGAGCGGCAACGCCAGGATCGTATGGCAGCCAAGCTCAGAGAGCTTGGCTTGAATCCCGAAGAGTTGTAG
- the ureC gene encoding urease subunit alpha: MSLNIPRRQYVSNYGPTVGDRVRLADTELIIEVEQDFTTYGEEVKFGGGKTIRDGMGQSPTATREEGAVLDLVITNALILDWWGIVKADIGIRDGKIAGIGKAGNPNIQDGVTPGMVVGASTEVLAGENLIVTAGGIDTHVHFICPQLIEFAISSGLTTLLGGGTGPATGTNATTCTPGAWNISKMLQAAEAFPINLGFYGKGNSALPAPLMEQVEAGACGLKLHEDWGTTPSAIDTCLNVCDEYDIQASIHTDTLNESGFVEDTIAAIDGRTIHTFHTEGAGGGHAPDIIRIAAEPNVLPSSTNPTRPYTVNTIDEHLDMLMVCHHLSKNVPEDIAFAESRIRPQTIAAEDILHDLGVFSILSSDSQAMGRIGEVIIRTWQTADKMKRQRGPLSEDSDRNDNSRAKRYIAKYTICPAIAHGISHVVGSIEVGKLADLCLWKPAFFGVKPEMVLKSGFIAWSQMGDPNASIPTPQPVWPRPMFGAYGGAQTSTSVLFMSKAAVELDIPEKLGLSKPVYAVERCRSVSKADLKLNTATPRIEVDPETYTVKADGEVLTCEPAEVLPLAQRYFLF, from the coding sequence ATGTCGCTGAATATCCCCCGCCGCCAGTACGTCAGCAACTACGGTCCCACGGTTGGCGACCGGGTGCGGCTGGCTGATACTGAGCTGATCATCGAAGTCGAGCAGGATTTCACCACCTACGGCGAGGAAGTCAAGTTCGGTGGCGGCAAGACTATCCGGGATGGCATGGGCCAGAGCCCCACGGCGACTAGAGAAGAAGGGGCGGTTCTGGATCTAGTGATTACCAACGCCCTGATCTTGGACTGGTGGGGCATCGTCAAAGCTGACATCGGCATCCGCGATGGCAAAATCGCAGGCATCGGTAAAGCAGGTAACCCAAATATTCAGGATGGCGTCACACCGGGCATGGTCGTGGGCGCCAGCACTGAAGTGTTAGCAGGCGAGAACCTGATTGTCACCGCAGGCGGCATCGATACCCACGTTCACTTTATTTGCCCGCAACTGATCGAATTTGCGATCTCTTCCGGTCTGACCACACTGTTGGGTGGCGGCACTGGACCTGCTACGGGAACCAACGCCACCACCTGCACACCTGGAGCCTGGAATATCAGCAAAATGCTCCAGGCTGCCGAAGCCTTTCCGATTAACTTAGGCTTTTACGGCAAAGGTAACAGCGCCCTGCCTGCGCCACTCATGGAACAGGTCGAAGCGGGCGCTTGCGGCCTCAAGCTCCACGAAGACTGGGGCACCACCCCCAGTGCCATCGATACTTGCCTCAATGTCTGCGACGAGTACGACATTCAGGCTTCAATCCACACCGACACACTGAACGAGTCAGGCTTTGTAGAAGACACAATTGCAGCAATTGACGGACGCACGATTCACACCTTCCACACCGAGGGCGCAGGCGGTGGTCACGCGCCAGACATTATCCGTATTGCCGCTGAGCCCAATGTGCTGCCCAGCTCGACTAACCCAACCCGGCCCTACACAGTTAACACGATCGACGAGCACCTAGACATGCTGATGGTTTGCCACCACCTCAGCAAAAATGTGCCCGAAGATATCGCCTTTGCCGAGTCGCGCATTCGGCCTCAGACCATTGCCGCCGAAGATATCCTGCACGATTTGGGTGTGTTCTCAATTCTCTCCTCCGACTCGCAGGCGATGGGGCGAATCGGTGAGGTGATCATCCGCACCTGGCAAACCGCCGACAAAATGAAGCGTCAGCGGGGTCCGCTTTCAGAAGACTCCGACCGCAACGACAACTCCCGCGCCAAACGCTACATTGCTAAGTACACCATTTGTCCGGCAATTGCTCACGGCATTTCCCATGTTGTGGGTTCGATTGAGGTTGGTAAGCTTGCTGACTTGTGCCTGTGGAAACCAGCATTCTTTGGAGTCAAGCCAGAAATGGTGCTCAAGAGTGGCTTTATCGCCTGGTCGCAAATGGGGGATCCCAACGCCAGCATTCCCACCCCTCAGCCGGTTTGGCCGCGTCCGATGTTTGGGGCCTATGGTGGGGCTCAAACCAGTACTAGTGTTTTATTTATGTCCAAGGCTGCTGTAGAGCTAGATATTCCTGAAAAACTGGGTTTGAGCAAGCCCGTTTACGCGGTTGAGCGCTGCCGATCTGTGAGTAAAGCCGATCTCAAACTGAATACAGCAACGCCTCGGATTGAGGTCGATCCTGAAACCTACACCGTGAAAGCTGATGGTGAAGTGCTTACCTGCGAACCTGCTGAAGTTTTGCCTCTAGCGCAGCGTTATTTCCTGTTCTGA
- a CDS encoding pentapeptide repeat-containing protein, producing MPDPVPDTFKDARAVKSAYSRGQRSFAGCTLAGLDLRRLDLKQADFTQADLKQADLRRTALWKADLRGADLSGANLQNANLRNSNLQGANLSTADLSGADLYCADLRGANLSKARLEGTSLIRADLTGATLEQTNFYNADLSCSNLSNLDLEQADLSKADLTSAMGV from the coding sequence GTGCCGGATCCTGTACCAGATACTTTCAAAGATGCTCGCGCTGTTAAAAGTGCCTACAGCCGTGGGCAACGCAGCTTTGCTGGCTGTACTTTGGCGGGTCTGGATCTGCGGCGGCTAGATTTGAAGCAGGCAGACTTTACTCAGGCAGACTTGAAGCAGGCTGATCTGCGGCGAACGGCACTCTGGAAAGCCGATTTGAGGGGGGCTGATCTGAGTGGGGCCAACTTGCAGAATGCGAACCTGCGCAACAGTAACCTCCAAGGTGCAAATCTAAGCACTGCTGATCTAAGCGGGGCCGATCTCTACTGCGCTGACCTGCGCGGGGCGAACTTGAGTAAAGCCCGCCTAGAGGGAACCAGCCTGATCCGCGCTGACCTCACTGGGGCAACTCTTGAGCAGACTAATTTCTACAACGCTGACCTCAGTTGCTCAAACTTAAGCAACCTCGACCTTGAGCAGGCTGACCTCAGCAAAGCCGATCTCACCAGTGCTATGGGGGTATAA